One Thermococcus eurythermalis DNA segment encodes these proteins:
- a CDS encoding C2H2-type zinc finger protein, producing the protein MAVLKAIKIKDRDGEILFRCPRCGMVFKDAKAFTRHVNRAHGHLFRK; encoded by the coding sequence ATGGCGGTGTTGAAGGCCATCAAGATTAAGGACAGGGACGGAGAAATACTCTTCCGCTGTCCGAGGTGCGGAATGGTCTTCAAGGATGCAAAGGCCTTCACGAGGCACGTGAACAGGGCACACGGCCATCTCTTCCGCAAGTGA
- a CDS encoding cell wall-binding repeat-containing protein: MDRRAGFFILAVALVLLTPQVQPVFAQTSGESPPYDLIIVRNDNLIDYIIALPYSTLLGVPILPVDPNELDAATIAQLQSYYQFGWYKVLVIGDYQAISQKVQEQLISIGFQVTRIGGATRVDTSVKLAEEFYPEGANTVLLASASDYGSALAAARWSMNYKDPLLLTNPENLSPSVVDALKKLNPDLIVLIGAGMNKNIELELQNLGYETYWVKEHIKITVSSTTPPAKTNWAVVVGAVALTLAVAIPASLYYAKKKWSANKVPIEVLTEKERIVVKAILDQGGSVKQEDLPELTGYSRPTISRIIQELEKKQLVEREKIGKTFIVRLTKEIIMRE, encoded by the coding sequence ATGGACAGAAGGGCAGGGTTTTTTATCCTTGCAGTGGCTCTAGTGCTCCTGACACCTCAGGTTCAGCCTGTCTTTGCCCAGACTTCCGGAGAAAGTCCGCCTTACGACCTGATAATCGTGAGAAATGACAACCTGATTGATTACATAATCGCGCTCCCCTATTCAACCCTTCTGGGGGTACCAATCCTTCCCGTTGATCCTAACGAGCTTGACGCCGCGACTATTGCCCAGCTCCAGAGCTACTACCAGTTCGGCTGGTACAAAGTGCTCGTCATAGGGGATTACCAGGCGATTAGCCAGAAGGTTCAGGAGCAGCTAATCAGTATCGGGTTTCAAGTCACAAGGATAGGCGGTGCAACGAGGGTAGATACATCGGTCAAGCTCGCAGAGGAGTTCTATCCTGAGGGTGCTAACACAGTGTTACTCGCCAGCGCCAGCGATTACGGCTCGGCCCTGGCGGCCGCGAGGTGGTCTATGAACTACAAAGATCCCCTACTCCTTACGAACCCTGAAAACCTATCCCCCTCCGTTGTCGATGCCCTCAAAAAGCTTAATCCGGATTTGATTGTCCTCATAGGTGCTGGTATGAACAAGAACATCGAGCTTGAACTCCAAAACCTCGGCTATGAAACGTACTGGGTCAAGGAACACATTAAGATAACGGTTTCCTCAACCACTCCTCCTGCCAAGACAAACTGGGCAGTTGTTGTTGGTGCGGTAGCTCTGACCCTGGCCGTGGCGATTCCCGCCTCTCTCTACTACGCCAAGAAGAAGTGGTCAGCCAACAAAGTCCCCATTGAGGTCTTAACGGAGAAAGAGCGCATAGTTGTCAAGGCAATCCTCGACCAGGGCGGAAGCGTGAAGCAGGAGGACTTACCGGAGCTTACTGGCTACTCGAGGCCGACGATAAGCAGGATAATCCAGGAGCTGGAGAAGAAACAGCTCGTCGAGAGGGAGAAGATTGGCAAGACGTTCATTGTGAGGCTCACGAAGGAAATCATAATGCGCGAGTAG
- a CDS encoding metal-dependent hydrolase, with amino-acid sequence MVKVKFLGHAAFLIEGSKKILIDPFLTGNPKAAAKPEELEADLILVTHAHGDHIGDAIEIAKRTGAKIVAMYDIANYISEKAPGVEVVGMNYGPTEVDGVGIVQVPAWHSSSDGKYSIGNPCGYIVKLDGKTIYHAGDTFVFLDMGLFAELYGPIDVALLPIGGHFTMGVKEAAKAVELLKPKKVVPMHYNTWPPIATDPEEFKKLVGDRAEVVVLQPGEELEL; translated from the coding sequence ATGGTGAAGGTGAAGTTCCTCGGACATGCTGCCTTTCTGATTGAGGGAAGCAAGAAAATCCTGATAGACCCGTTCCTGACCGGAAACCCGAAGGCGGCGGCCAAGCCGGAGGAGCTTGAAGCAGATCTCATACTCGTAACCCACGCTCACGGTGACCACATAGGAGATGCGATTGAAATCGCCAAGAGGACCGGCGCGAAGATAGTTGCGATGTACGACATAGCTAACTACATAAGCGAAAAGGCGCCCGGTGTTGAAGTCGTCGGCATGAACTACGGCCCGACTGAGGTTGACGGAGTCGGCATCGTCCAGGTTCCGGCCTGGCACTCCAGCAGCGACGGGAAGTACAGCATTGGAAACCCCTGCGGCTACATCGTTAAGCTCGACGGAAAGACAATATACCACGCCGGAGACACGTTCGTGTTCCTCGACATGGGCCTCTTCGCCGAGCTCTACGGCCCAATTGACGTTGCCCTGCTCCCGATAGGGGGCCACTTCACAATGGGCGTTAAGGAGGCTGCCAAGGCCGTCGAGCTCCTTAAACCGAAGAAGGTCGTCCCGATGCACTACAACACCTGGCCCCCGATTGCGACCGACCCTGAGGAGTTTAAGAAGCTCGTTGGGGACAGGGCGGAGGTCGTTGTCCTCCAGCCGGGCGAGGAGCTTGAGCTTTGA
- a CDS encoding sodium/proline symporter: MIIVEGQTQILTVLVLYLSFLIGLGVYQGRKAKSGKDFAIAGRQLPGWVAALSERATGESAWALLGLPGFAYAAGLSAIWVAVGCVAGIIVAWVVFAGKLRREAEKYDATTFIDYIAKRHSDAGKWIRILGSITVVFFFFFYVGAQFLGGGKTLNALFGIDPKVGMLITAAIILPYTVLGGLKSVAYTDTVQAIVMILTLTIAPIVGLIYIANNPDVFAHSVSSALKMAGPEYSTILGGLAGSAAIVFVIAEFSWFFGYLGGMPQLSIRFMAIKDEENAKLARNVGVTWTILAYIGALLIGWIGIAIFGPTGLADQESVMPEVMLRLFPPFLAAVFITGAIAAMLSTADSLLILSATELSENLLKPFVYKEGFDPKRGLMLSRITTIVLGIIALITAYLVPSNLIYTIVGYTWAGIGDTFSVIVILTLFWKRFHGRAVPPTIVAGLLFTIFWISSGLEEVVSARLMTFIVTAVVAVIATYALKPKETVSTA; the protein is encoded by the coding sequence GTGATAATCGTGGAGGGCCAGACTCAAATACTGACTGTCCTGGTTCTGTACCTTTCGTTTTTGATAGGGCTTGGAGTTTACCAGGGGAGGAAGGCGAAGAGCGGCAAGGACTTCGCCATCGCGGGCAGACAGCTTCCTGGCTGGGTGGCGGCCCTCTCAGAGCGTGCCACCGGCGAGTCAGCGTGGGCTCTTCTGGGTCTTCCAGGCTTTGCCTATGCCGCGGGCCTCTCGGCGATTTGGGTCGCGGTTGGGTGTGTGGCAGGTATCATCGTTGCCTGGGTGGTCTTTGCAGGAAAACTCAGGAGAGAGGCCGAGAAGTACGACGCGACGACCTTCATTGACTACATTGCCAAGCGCCACTCCGATGCGGGGAAGTGGATAAGAATTCTCGGCAGTATTACGGTGGTGTTCTTCTTTTTCTTCTACGTGGGTGCCCAGTTCCTCGGCGGAGGAAAGACCCTGAACGCACTCTTTGGCATAGACCCAAAGGTCGGAATGCTGATAACTGCGGCGATAATCCTGCCCTACACTGTTCTTGGGGGCCTTAAGAGCGTCGCCTACACCGACACGGTTCAGGCGATAGTCATGATACTCACCCTGACGATAGCGCCGATCGTCGGTCTCATCTACATAGCCAACAACCCGGACGTCTTTGCCCACTCGGTATCCAGCGCCCTAAAGATGGCGGGGCCGGAGTACTCAACGATTCTCGGCGGTCTTGCAGGCAGTGCGGCGATCGTCTTTGTCATAGCCGAGTTCTCCTGGTTCTTTGGGTATCTCGGCGGAATGCCCCAGCTCAGCATTAGGTTCATGGCCATCAAGGACGAAGAGAACGCCAAACTCGCTAGGAACGTCGGAGTCACCTGGACCATACTCGCCTACATCGGCGCCCTTCTAATCGGGTGGATTGGAATAGCAATCTTCGGCCCCACCGGCCTTGCAGACCAGGAATCTGTCATGCCAGAAGTCATGCTGAGGCTGTTCCCGCCCTTCCTCGCGGCGGTGTTCATAACCGGCGCCATAGCGGCCATGCTCTCGACCGCGGATTCACTGCTTATACTCTCCGCCACCGAGCTTTCCGAGAACTTGCTCAAGCCCTTCGTTTACAAGGAGGGCTTTGACCCGAAGAGGGGCCTCATGCTCTCAAGAATTACCACGATTGTCCTGGGCATTATAGCACTGATTACCGCGTACCTGGTGCCGTCGAACCTTATCTACACCATTGTGGGCTACACATGGGCGGGTATAGGTGACACTTTCTCCGTGATAGTCATACTGACGCTGTTCTGGAAGAGATTCCACGGGAGGGCCGTCCCGCCGACTATCGTCGCTGGTCTGCTGTTCACAATCTTCTGGATAAGCTCGGGACTTGAAGAGGTTGTCTCAGCGAGGCTGATGACGTTCATAGTGACCGCTGTGGTCGCAGTGATAGCGACTTACGCCCTGAAGCCCAAAGAAACCGTCTCCACCGCCTGA